Genomic segment of Rhodohalobacter mucosus:
ACTTTTGGCTTCATCCAGTAACTCTCTAAAATCAGCGTGCAGGTTGGAATCAAGGGAAAGCTCTGCAGTTTTATCCATAGAATTGAATTTTAAAAATGGAAATTATCTGGTGCTCCTGAAATATACGCTTCTTTGTGCAGATACTAAAGACATCAACTATATGTTTATGTTGATTTAACCATGGAAGGGCTTTTTTGAATTGGATATATCTGCAAATAAAAAAACCCTGGAATCACTATTTCAGATTCCAGGGTTTTGTTCCAGTGTGGGACCGGGCGGAATCGAACCGCCGACACACGGATTTTCAGTCCGTTGCTCTACCGACTGAGCTACAGTCCCTTATGGAAGACAAAAAAGATAAGGGGATTTGCTGCTTAACACAAAGGGCGTTTTTATTTTTTTAAGTTTCCTCTTCTGATAGAAGCTGAATGAAATTCCTGAGGCAGAAGCACCAAATTCCAAATCACAAATCACAATTCTCTGCGAATTTTGACGCCTTGTATTTCAGCCTCAAGATTTCGCACCAATCATGCGCTTGGCTATACTTTTTCCTCAATCTCCTCCTCCACATGAATATCCCTTATACGCATTTGAATAGTGCGTTTACCGTTCCAGTGGTTCTCCTCCAGTACATAGGCTATGTCAACGCGGCTCTTGTCACATTGGCGAAGTACCGGCAAATACTCGTGCATATTGAACCCGATTGCGTCCAGCACACCTGAATCTCCCTGGCTCACCTTCATCTTGAGGTGACCGTTACCCACAATGGTGGGCACGCTCTCAATGCAGACTCCCCTGGAGACGAAAACCGGGCGCATATTCCCCGGCCCGAATGGTTCAAACTGGCTGAGAAGCTTCCAGAATTTCATATCCACCTCCTCCAAATTAAGATCAGAGTCGATCTGCAGTTCGGGTAGAAAATCGTTTTCAGAAAGACGCGTACCCGCAATCCTGTTCATCCTTTCCCGGAATTCATCCAGGTTCCGGGCATCCATAGTAAGCCCTGCAGCAAATTCATGGCCTCCGAACTGTTCCAGCAGGTCCTCACACTCCTTAAGTGCGTCATAAATATTGAACCCCTTAATAGATCGGGCTGAGCCTTTAATTTTTCCCTCAACCGTACTCAGCATAATTGTGGGCCTGTAATAACTGTCCACAAGTCGCGAAGCAACAATCCCAATGACTCCAAGGTGCCAGTCGGGATGGTGCAGCACCATTGTAGACAATTCGTCCAGGTTAAAGTCCGATTCAAGCATCTCGGTAGCCTGCTCCATGGTTTCAGCATCCGTTGTTCGCCTCCTGATGTTGATCTCCTCCAGTTCGGCTGCATACCGTCTGGCGGATGTATGATCTTCCGCTATCATCAGCTCCACGGCTGCCGTGGCATCCCCCATTCGTCCAGCTGCATTGATGCGTGGGCCGACCGAAAAAACGATGCTGGAGGTTGAGACGGTACCGGGTAAAATTCGAATTTTCTCTAGCAGCGCCCGTACTCCAATGCGGGGCTCTGAATTGATCAGATTAAGGCCCATTCTCATAAGAATCCGGTTTTCATCTACGATCGGAACGATATCGGACGCTATAGAAATGGCAACAAGATCGAGATACTCATAAGGAAGCGTATCGCTGAGACCCAGCTTTTTCACTGTGGCCTGCACCAGCTTAAATCCTACGCCGGCACCAGACAAACCGTCGAAGGGATAGCTGCAGTCGGGACGTTTGGGATCGAGAACAGCAACTGCATCGGGAAGCTCATCTCCCACTGTGTGGTGATCACAAATAATGAGGTCGATACCTTTTTCCGAAGCGTATTTCGCTTCCTCAATCGCGGTGATTCCACAGTCAACGGATACGATAAGATCTGCATTCAGGTCACTGGCAAAACGAATGCCGTCCGGATTGATACCATATCCCTCTTTGAACCTGTGAGGAATATAGTAGTGCACATCCAGGCCAAACCGCTTCAGAAATGTGTAAAGTATACTCGTGGCCGTAGTGCCATCCACGTCATAGTCGCCATAGATAACAATACGCTCTGAGTTTCGAATCGCAGATGAAAGCCTGCAGGCTGCCGGCTCCATATCCTTCATCAGAAAAGGATCATGAAGGCGTTCGGATTCGGGTCTGAAAAATCGTTTGGCTTCATCAAAGCTGTCGATACCGCGAAGCACCAATAGCCGTGAAATCTGCTCCGGTATGTTGAGCGCAGACGCCATCTCGCTGACAGACCTCTCCATCCCGGGCTCGGTGTATACCCATCGAAATGACATAAATTATTTTCTGTTTTGTTTTCATTTAACAGGCAGGGGAGGATCAGCTCGGCAATGCCAAAAAAATAACGGTTCACGTGCTCCAGAGCATACATGAACCCGCTCTTTGTACTCTTCTTTCTATTATAAAAAAACGGCAGGAGAAAACGATATTTTCTTTTCCCCCATCTGTTTCGAATACTTCCTCCGATCATCATATATTACATGTAGATTAAGGCAAAACAGGTATGGCCTTTCAAGTTTCTTTTACAAAAAACAGGGCCTGAAATCTGTCTATTCCATCAAAAAATTCATAGCTTTGGAAGCGGTTCCAATGTTTTATCAATAATCTTACCTGAAAACGTTATGAACGACACAATCAACAGGGTTGAAACGGGTGCCAAGGTGAATAAGGACTTTGAACTCTTCAGTGATCTGCAAAATATGGAGCACGAGCAGATTGTGTTTTGCTCCAGGCCAGAAGTAGGGCTTAAAGCAATAATCGCCATTCATGACACAACTCTCGGCCCGTCGCTGGGCGGTGTGCGGATGTGGAATTACTCATCCGAAAAGGAAGCCATACGCGATGTTCTGAGGCTGTCGCGCGGCATGACGTATAAATCAGCGATTTCAGGACTAAATCTGGGCGGTGGCAAAGCCGTCATCATCGGCGATTCTCGCACCCAAAAATCAGAAGGTCTGTTCAGGGCATTCGGGCGTTTCGTTGACGGTCTCAGCGGCCGCTACATAACCGCCGAGGATGTGGGTATTTCCGAAAGAGAGATGGAGTGGATCTTCACGGAAACCAAATATGTAACCGGGATACCCAAACATATGGGCGGAAGCGGCAACCCTTCTCCTGTAACAGGATATGGCGTTTACATGGGCATGAAGGCGGCGGCCAAACGCGCGTACGGAAGTGATTCACTTGAAGGCAAGCGAATAGCGATTCAGGGTGCAGGATCCGTGGCATCTCACCTGGCAAACTATGTGAGCAAAGAAAATGCGGCACTTTTTGTGACGGATATTTTTCCTGAAAAGGCCAAAAAGATCGCCAATGAAACAGGCGCAACCATCGTGGACCCGGATGCCATTTACACTCTGGACATGGATATTTTCAGCCCTTGTGCATTGGGCGGTGTGGTAAACGATGATACCATCAATGTTCTCTCCTGTGATATAGTCGCCGGTGGTGCCAATAACATTCTTGACAATGAAGAAAAGCATGGTGAGATGCTGGTAAGAAAGGGAATACTGTATGCCCCTGATTATGTGATAAACGCAGGCGGTATTATCAACGTCGCAAGCGAACTGGAGGGCTATAATGAGCAGCAATCCATGGAAAAAACATCCCGCATTTACGATACAACGCTTCAGATCTTTGATTACGCTGAGAAAAATGGCATTCCTACCATTGCAGCTTCGAATAAACTGGCGGACGAACGAATCAAGGCCGTTGCTGGCATCAAAACCGTTTATTCATCTAAAAGCCATTTTTCCGGAAGAAAAGGGGAGACGTACCTTCGGAACAGGTCCTGATCCTGACGGTCAATTAGCCGACTGTTCTTTGGTAAAACGGATACCACCCGGCAGATTTCTGTAACGGCAGGGTAATTTTTTCGTATGTTCAGCGAAAACAGCTAAACCCGCTCTACAGACACACAGTTATGAAACGAATATCCAATACCTGGGAGCTGATTAAAAGTTCTTTCAGGGTTCTGATGGAAGATAAAAAAATGCTTCTCTTCCCCCTGCTGTCGGGCATTTGTACGCTCATAATCGTTGCCAGCTTTTTTATTCCGGCTTTCGTGACCGGTTTCATTCCTTTTTTAGGCGACCCGGATCAGATGAGTAATACGGCGCTTTACGTCTCTGTTTTTTGTTTCTACTTCATTAACTATTTCATTGTACTCTTTTTCAATTCGGCTGCCGTTGCCTACGCGATCGATCTCATGCGAGGCGGGTCCCCTTCCTTCGGAGCTGCATTCAAAAAAGTGCAAAGCCGAATTGTTCCGCTTTTGGGCTGGACGGTCATAGCATCAACAGTAGGACTCATTCTCAATACGATAGAAAATCAGTCTGATAAGATCGGCAGAATTGTGATCGCTTTTTTTGGCCTGAGCTGGACTATCATCAGCTTCCTCGTGCTGCCCATTCTGATCGTGGAAGGTAAAGGCCCAATCGCCTCGCTAAGCGAA
This window contains:
- the recJ gene encoding single-stranded-DNA-specific exonuclease RecJ, with translation MSFRWVYTEPGMERSVSEMASALNIPEQISRLLVLRGIDSFDEAKRFFRPESERLHDPFLMKDMEPAACRLSSAIRNSERIVIYGDYDVDGTTATSILYTFLKRFGLDVHYYIPHRFKEGYGINPDGIRFASDLNADLIVSVDCGITAIEEAKYASEKGIDLIICDHHTVGDELPDAVAVLDPKRPDCSYPFDGLSGAGVGFKLVQATVKKLGLSDTLPYEYLDLVAISIASDIVPIVDENRILMRMGLNLINSEPRIGVRALLEKIRILPGTVSTSSIVFSVGPRINAAGRMGDATAAVELMIAEDHTSARRYAAELEEINIRRRTTDAETMEQATEMLESDFNLDELSTMVLHHPDWHLGVIGIVASRLVDSYYRPTIMLSTVEGKIKGSARSIKGFNIYDALKECEDLLEQFGGHEFAAGLTMDARNLDEFRERMNRIAGTRLSENDFLPELQIDSDLNLEEVDMKFWKLLSQFEPFGPGNMRPVFVSRGVCIESVPTIVGNGHLKMKVSQGDSGVLDAIGFNMHEYLPVLRQCDKSRVDIAYVLEENHWNGKRTIQMRIRDIHVEEEIEEKV
- a CDS encoding DUF6159 family protein, with protein sequence MKRISNTWELIKSSFRVLMEDKKMLLFPLLSGICTLIIVASFFIPAFVTGFIPFLGDPDQMSNTALYVSVFCFYFINYFIVLFFNSAAVAYAIDLMRGGSPSFGAAFKKVQSRIVPLLGWTVIASTVGLILNTIENQSDKIGRIVIAFFGLSWTIISFLVLPILIVEGKGPIASLSESVRMVKDVWAEQLVGHFSFGLLFGLVLIPVALLSFFVMSMDGLFMWAGLALLLAAGITAGVLQWILQSIFMGAVYLYVREDKVPDRFSLSQIDSAMR
- a CDS encoding Glu/Leu/Phe/Val family dehydrogenase, whose translation is MNDTINRVETGAKVNKDFELFSDLQNMEHEQIVFCSRPEVGLKAIIAIHDTTLGPSLGGVRMWNYSSEKEAIRDVLRLSRGMTYKSAISGLNLGGGKAVIIGDSRTQKSEGLFRAFGRFVDGLSGRYITAEDVGISEREMEWIFTETKYVTGIPKHMGGSGNPSPVTGYGVYMGMKAAAKRAYGSDSLEGKRIAIQGAGSVASHLANYVSKENAALFVTDIFPEKAKKIANETGATIVDPDAIYTLDMDIFSPCALGGVVNDDTINVLSCDIVAGGANNILDNEEKHGEMLVRKGILYAPDYVINAGGIINVASELEGYNEQQSMEKTSRIYDTTLQIFDYAEKNGIPTIAASNKLADERIKAVAGIKTVYSSKSHFSGRKGETYLRNRS